The Streptomyces sp. NBC_00510 genomic interval ACAAGCATGCCCACGTCTTAAGAATGGCAACGTAAGCTGCACCCCATGGGTCACAAGCGATCGCGCCCCACCAGCAGCGGCGGCACCAGTACCGCTCAGCAGGCCGCCAAGTTCCTGGGTGTCAGCGTCCTCGCCGGCGTCGTGCTGGCCGGCATCGCGCTCCCCGCGGCGGGGGCGCTCGGACTGAGCGCCAAGGGCACCGCGGCCGGCTTCGACTCCCTGCCGGGCGAGCTGAAGCGCCCGCCGCTCTCGCAGAGCACCCGGATCCTGGACGTCAAGGGCGACCTGATCGCGAACGTCTACTCGCGCGACCGCACGGTCGTGGGGCTCGACAAGATCAGCAAGCCGATGCAGCAGGCCATCGTCGCCATCGAGGACGCCCGCTTCTACGAGCACGGCGCGATCGACGTCAAGGGCATCCTGCGCGCGCTCAACAAGAACGCCCAGGAGGGCGGTGTCTCCGAGGGCGCGTCCACCCTGACGCAGCAGTACGTGAAGAACGTCTTCATCGAGGAGGCCGGCGACGACCCCACCAAGGTCCAGCAGGCCACCCAGCAGACCATCGGCCGCAAGATCAAAGAGATGAAGTACGCCATCCAGCTCGAGCAGGAGCTGGGGAAGCAGAAGATCCTCGAGAACTACCTCAACATCACCTTCTTCGGCGAGCAGGCCTACGGGGTCGAGGCCGCCTCCCGGCGCTACTTCAGCAAGTCCGCCAAGGACCTGTCGCTCACCGAGTCCGCGCTGCTGGCCGGCCTCGTCCAGTCGCCGAGCCGCTACGACCCCGTGAACGACCCGGAGGAGGCCAAGAAGCGCCGCGACGTGGTGCTGCAGCGCATGGCCGACCTGAAGGACGTCACGCAGGCCGAGGCCGACGCCGCGAAGAAGAAGCCGCTCGGCCTCAAGATCAGCCAGCCCAAGAACGGCTGCATCACCGCCGTCAACGGCGCCGGGTTCTTCTGCGACTACGTCCGCCAGGTCTTCCTCAGCGACAAGGCCTTCGGCAAGACCAAGGCCGAGCGCACCAAGCGCTGGGACCAGGGCGGCCTCACCGTCCGCACCACCCTCGACCCGAAGGCGCAGCGGGCGGTCCAGGACTCGATCAGCCAGCACGTGTACAAGAGCGACGACGTCGCCACCGCCGTGACCCTGGTCCAGCCCGGCACGGGCAAAGTCGTCGGGATGGGCCAGTCCCGCCCGTACGGCTTCAAGAAGAACCA includes:
- a CDS encoding penicillin-binding protein, with protein sequence MGHKRSRPTSSGGTSTAQQAAKFLGVSVLAGVVLAGIALPAAGALGLSAKGTAAGFDSLPGELKRPPLSQSTRILDVKGDLIANVYSRDRTVVGLDKISKPMQQAIVAIEDARFYEHGAIDVKGILRALNKNAQEGGVSEGASTLTQQYVKNVFIEEAGDDPTKVQQATQQTIGRKIKEMKYAIQLEQELGKQKILENYLNITFFGEQAYGVEAASRRYFSKSAKDLSLTESALLAGLVQSPSRYDPVNDPEEAKKRRDVVLQRMADLKDVTQAEADAAKKKPLGLKISQPKNGCITAVNGAGFFCDYVRQVFLSDKAFGKTKAERTKRWDQGGLTVRTTLDPKAQRAVQDSISQHVYKSDDVATAVTLVQPGTGKVVGMGQSRPYGFKKNQTQINYSVDRNMGGGAGYQPGSTFKPFTAAAALEKGMSTAQSYPSPYEMPYPDVTDCDGNRYTSNDKVPNESKSEVGPYGMREALAKSINTYFVSLEADAGLCDVTRMVNSLGITKRAGGTKLGLGASFTLGVNEMSPLKMAAAYATFANKGEYCTPVAIESITDANGKKLPVPKTECERAMSEQTASTINTLLKGVVEDGTGQQAGLSDRDSAGKTGTTDYRYAAWFVGYTSDMAGAVWVGDPAHKRRMTNITIGGRYHTEVYGADTPGPIWKDAMSGALAGTVSPGLPTVAIKDPEKPRNDDDDHHGRGDNGGNGNGGDDGLLGGIFGGDTLGADGANGFTTGGGNGRSGGNNGTTGPGTGTPETGGTGPG